A section of the Methanoregula formicica SMSP genome encodes:
- a CDS encoding hydroxymethylglutaryl-CoA synthase, with translation MVGIITYGVYIPRYRIKVEEIARVWGANASDITGGLGVFEKSVPDMDEDAATIAVEAARNALRRRAINPEEIGAVYVGSESHPYAVKPTACTVGEAIGATPVMTAADYEFACKAGTAAIQTCMGMVKSGMIKYGLAIGSDVSQGAPGDALEYTAAAGGAAFIIGNDDPIATLNHTCSFTTDTPDFWRREGQDYPRHGGRFTGDPGYFKHVKGASRLMFEQMKTTAKDYTYAVFHQPNAKFPQKVAKDLGFSMEQIKPGLAVPRLGNTYSGASPIGLAATLDIAKPGDHIFVCSFGSGAGSDAFDITVTDAIKDKINRAAAPSVEKLLANPIYLDYAKYAKHKGKLVMQA, from the coding sequence ATGGTAGGCATCATTACGTACGGTGTATACATACCGAGATACCGTATCAAGGTCGAGGAGATTGCCCGGGTCTGGGGTGCAAACGCATCGGATATTACCGGTGGCCTGGGCGTTTTCGAGAAATCTGTACCGGACATGGACGAGGACGCGGCGACTATCGCCGTAGAGGCTGCACGAAACGCGCTGCGCCGCCGGGCCATTAACCCGGAAGAGATCGGTGCCGTGTACGTGGGCAGCGAGTCCCACCCGTATGCGGTGAAACCGACCGCGTGTACGGTGGGAGAGGCGATCGGTGCAACACCGGTCATGACCGCTGCTGACTACGAGTTTGCCTGCAAAGCGGGAACCGCCGCAATCCAGACCTGCATGGGCATGGTCAAGAGCGGGATGATCAAGTACGGTCTTGCGATCGGCTCCGATGTGTCGCAGGGTGCGCCGGGCGATGCGCTCGAATACACCGCGGCAGCGGGTGGGGCAGCCTTCATCATCGGCAACGATGATCCGATCGCAACCCTCAACCACACCTGTTCATTCACCACGGACACGCCCGACTTCTGGCGCCGCGAGGGGCAGGACTATCCCCGCCACGGCGGCCGGTTCACCGGCGATCCGGGATACTTCAAGCACGTGAAGGGTGCAAGCAGGCTCATGTTCGAGCAGATGAAGACAACGGCCAAGGACTACACCTACGCGGTCTTCCACCAGCCCAACGCGAAGTTCCCGCAGAAGGTGGCAAAGGACCTCGGCTTTTCGATGGAGCAGATCAAGCCGGGCCTTGCCGTCCCGCGCCTTGGCAACACCTACTCGGGCGCATCCCCGATCGGTCTGGCCGCAACGCTCGACATCGCAAAACCGGGCGACCACATCTTTGTCTGCTCGTTCGGCTCCGGTGCCGGCAGCGATGCCTTCGACATCACCGTGACCGATGCAATCAAGGACAAGATCAACCGTGCTGCAGCACCTTCCGTTGAGAAGCTGCTGGCAAACCCGATCTACCTGGATTATGCGAAATATGCAAAACACAAGGGGAAACTGGTGATGCAGGCATGA
- a CDS encoding class I SAM-dependent methyltransferase, whose product MIHVVGRTAGGWGIRVPARQGEELRQVLIREGALDPSLKVLRDGSDLILPLRKERKGAAWFEFEAHTGREPLPRHELVGGIAIMQEEDPSGAEALLKSRPSLHTVVFAQGEVHGEYRTREFSHLAGEPTTRTLVTEHGHTFVVDLAGAYFSARLSTERQRILTQVREGELVLDMFAGVGPFAITLAERASLVVAADLNPKAVALMLENLHRSRTANVLPLLVDARHLARILPWRFDRVVMNLPLAGTEFLPEAFRLVRPGGAIHFYSLVSAEGEHTARIRELCGTVTAERVVRSYSPAQWHAVYDVAVPET is encoded by the coding sequence ACGTGAGGGCGCGCTCGATCCCTCGCTCAAGGTCCTGCGCGATGGATCCGACCTCATCCTACCGCTCCGTAAGGAACGCAAGGGGGCAGCCTGGTTCGAGTTCGAGGCGCACACGGGCAGGGAACCGCTGCCGCGGCACGAGCTGGTGGGCGGGATAGCCATCATGCAGGAAGAGGACCCCTCGGGAGCGGAGGCACTCCTCAAATCCCGCCCCTCGCTTCACACGGTTGTCTTTGCACAGGGCGAGGTCCACGGGGAGTACCGGACCCGGGAGTTCTCCCACCTTGCCGGGGAACCGACGACCCGCACGCTTGTGACCGAGCATGGGCACACCTTTGTCGTGGACCTTGCCGGTGCTTACTTCTCGGCCCGGCTCTCTACCGAGCGCCAGCGCATCCTTACGCAGGTGAGGGAGGGGGAGCTGGTGCTCGACATGTTCGCCGGGGTCGGTCCGTTTGCGATCACGCTCGCAGAGCGGGCATCGCTTGTCGTTGCCGCGGATCTCAACCCAAAAGCGGTTGCCCTGATGCTCGAGAACCTGCACCGGAGCCGGACAGCAAATGTCCTCCCGCTTCTTGTGGACGCCCGACACCTCGCCCGGATCCTCCCGTGGCGATTCGACCGGGTGGTCATGAACCTGCCCCTTGCCGGCACGGAATTTTTACCGGAAGCGTTCCGGCTGGTGCGGCCGGGCGGGGCCATCCACTTCTATTCGCTTGTCTCTGCCGAAGGGGAGCACACGGCCCGGATCCGGGAACTCTGCGGCACGGTTACCGCTGAACGGGTCGTGCGTTCGTACTCGCCCGCCCAGTGGCATGCGGTGTACGATGTTGCTGTACCAGAGACGTGA
- a CDS encoding thiolase domain-containing protein has product MRDVAVIGIGCTKFGEHWNRSFRDLFVEAGALALEDAKMSGEKIDAMYVGNMSAGRFVEQEHIGALIADYAGMASRHIPSTRVEAACASGGLAFRQAVIAVASGMEDIVVAAGVEKMTDVEPSASTDALTGAADREWEGFVGATFPGLYAMIAKDYMHKYGMTREQLAHVAVKNHYNGARNPIAQFPSEITLDTVLKSTMVAEPLRLFDCSPITDGAAAVIVAPLERAKEFTDTPIKVLATAQASDSIALHDRRDISTLDASVAAGQRAFRMARLTQKDINMVEVHDCFSIAEICAIEDLGFCKKGTAGKFTADGETALGGKIPVNTSGGLKSCGHPVGATGIKQVCEIVTQLRGDAGRRQIENAKIGMTHNVGGTGATVAVHILGRV; this is encoded by the coding sequence ATGAGAGACGTTGCTGTAATCGGTATCGGGTGCACGAAATTCGGCGAGCACTGGAACCGCTCGTTCCGTGACCTCTTCGTCGAGGCAGGGGCACTCGCTCTTGAAGACGCGAAGATGTCCGGTGAGAAGATCGATGCGATGTACGTCGGTAACATGAGCGCCGGCCGGTTCGTGGAACAGGAGCACATCGGCGCCCTGATCGCGGACTATGCGGGCATGGCGTCACGCCACATCCCCTCGACCCGTGTCGAGGCAGCCTGCGCATCGGGAGGCCTTGCTTTCCGGCAGGCCGTGATCGCGGTCGCGAGCGGCATGGAAGACATTGTTGTCGCAGCCGGTGTCGAGAAGATGACCGATGTCGAGCCCAGCGCGAGCACCGACGCCCTGACCGGCGCGGCCGACCGCGAGTGGGAAGGGTTTGTCGGCGCAACGTTCCCTGGCCTGTACGCGATGATCGCAAAGGACTACATGCACAAGTACGGCATGACCCGGGAGCAGCTGGCGCACGTTGCGGTGAAGAACCACTACAACGGAGCCCGCAACCCGATCGCCCAGTTCCCTTCGGAGATTACGCTCGACACTGTGCTGAAGTCCACGATGGTTGCCGAGCCCCTCCGGCTCTTCGACTGCTCGCCCATTACCGATGGCGCAGCAGCCGTGATCGTTGCCCCACTCGAGCGGGCAAAGGAGTTCACAGACACGCCGATCAAGGTGCTTGCGACTGCACAGGCAAGCGACTCGATCGCCCTGCACGACAGGCGCGATATCTCGACCCTGGACGCATCCGTTGCCGCAGGGCAGCGGGCGTTCAGGATGGCCAGGCTCACCCAGAAGGACATCAACATGGTGGAAGTCCACGACTGTTTCTCGATTGCGGAGATCTGCGCCATCGAGGACCTCGGGTTCTGCAAGAAGGGCACGGCCGGCAAGTTCACTGCCGATGGCGAAACCGCGCTCGGCGGCAAGATTCCGGTCAACACGAGCGGCGGCCTCAAGTCCTGCGGCCACCCGGTCGGGGCAACCGGCATCAAGCAGGTGTGCGAGATCGTCACGCAGCTTCGCGGCGATGCGGGCAGGCGCCAGATCGAGAATGCAAAGATCGGCATGACCCACAACGTGGGCGGCACCGGTGCCACCGTGGCCGTGCACATTCTTGGGAGGGTGTAA
- a CDS encoding Zn-ribbon domain-containing OB-fold protein has protein sequence MTVARFWRKIPQRYNLIGTKCTTCGRHFFPPRTFCPDCRRNGKIIDHKFAGLGTVVTYTVIMTEPDQFASPGPYILAIIKLDEGPQMTSQVICDPKEAKIGMRVKSVFRRIATDGESGIIHYGTKFVPVE, from the coding sequence ATGACCGTTGCACGATTCTGGAGAAAGATCCCCCAGCGCTACAACCTGATCGGCACGAAATGCACGACCTGCGGCCGGCATTTCTTCCCCCCGCGGACGTTCTGCCCGGACTGCCGCCGGAACGGGAAGATTATTGACCACAAGTTTGCCGGCCTCGGCACGGTCGTGACCTACACGGTCATCATGACCGAGCCCGACCAGTTCGCATCCCCCGGTCCGTACATCCTTGCCATCATCAAGCTCGACGAAGGCCCGCAGATGACCTCGCAGGTTATCTGCGACCCGAAGGAAGCGAAGATCGGCATGCGGGTAAAAAGCGTCTTCCGCCGGATCGCCACCGATGGCGAGAGCGGCATCATCCACTATGGCACGAAGTTCGTGCCGGTGGAATAA